A part of Cotesia glomerata isolate CgM1 linkage group LG4, MPM_Cglom_v2.3, whole genome shotgun sequence genomic DNA contains:
- the LOC123264223 gene encoding uncharacterized protein LOC123264223, translating to METSTKKEILEKYPDKGNINLKAPILNPELLPLLHKSAVGRDKHLASNQNLCGLSLVSLGKALCAMFSDDEEPLEKDDILELLCDSSNIMCELMFQLEKARKTHVYQYVESKRKTVLEESVTDEFLFGKDLSKRIKDSSTVEKAGLTLKSQPEQKTFVSRKRFLNWKSPATSRGGPSQSGFNRKPFQKFGQFNRSTPPQTRSLTKSKGHQSQSNNTK from the coding sequence ATGGAAACCTCTAcaaaaaaggaaattttagaaaaatatccTGATAAAGGTAATATTAACCTAAAAGCTCCGATTTTGAATCCAGAGCTTTTGCCGTTGCTTCACAAGTCTGCTGTTGGCAGAGATAAGCATCTCGCGTCGAACCAAAATCTCTGTGGCCTTTCCTTGGTTAGTCTCGGGAAAGCGCTGTGCGCTATGTTCTCCGATGATGAAGAACCATTGGAGAAGGATGACATTTTAGAGTTGCTGTGTGACTCCAGTAACATTATGTGTGAATTAATGTTTCAACTGGAAAAGGCTCGTAAAACTCATGTTTACCAGTACGTGGAGTCTAAACGCAAGACTGTTTTAGAAGAATCTGTCACTGACGAGTTTTTATTCGGCAAGGATCTTTCTAAAAGGATCAAAGATTCTTCTACGGTTGAAAAAGCAGGTTTAACCTTGAAATCCCAACCCGAGCAGAAGACTTTTGTTTCACGGAAGCGTTTTTTAAACTGGAAGAGCCCGGCTACGTCGCGAGGTGGCCCGTCTCAGTCGGGCTTCAACCGGAAACCATTCCAAAAATTTGGCCAGTTCAATCGATCGACACCACCACAAACTCGATCTCTGACCAAATCCAAGGGCCATCAGTCCCAATCAAACAACACAAAGTAG